In one Sulfitobacter sp. LCG007 genomic region, the following are encoded:
- the folP gene encoding dihydropteroate synthase has protein sequence MTDYFRPIVQSGPARPEGALRLAGGPCWFDTVEHLRRGGRPRVLAARELPEAWRHALTSPRAPVAGLSLERPRIMGILNVTPDSFSDGGAHVALPDALAGAAGMAAADIIDIGGESTRPGAETVAAGHEIARTVPVIEALKDADRARLISIDTRKAAVAEAALAAGADIVNDVAGFTFDGGLALLCAQTGVPVCVMHAQGDPQTMQRAPRYDDVLLDVYDWLAGRIEWLAAQGIARDRIIADPGIGFGKTLEHNLALLARLGLFHGLGVPILLGASRKRFIGTIGAEQDPRRRMPGSVAVALAALQHGTQIVRVHDVAETAQAVALWRASVAGEVDG, from the coding sequence ATGACCGACTATTTCCGACCCATTGTCCAGTCAGGCCCCGCGCGGCCCGAAGGCGCGCTGAGGCTCGCCGGCGGGCCCTGCTGGTTCGACACCGTCGAGCATCTGCGCCGGGGCGGGCGCCCGCGGGTGCTGGCGGCCCGCGAGCTTCCGGAGGCGTGGCGCCACGCACTCACCAGCCCGAGGGCACCGGTCGCGGGGCTGAGCCTCGAGCGGCCCCGGATCATGGGCATCCTGAACGTGACGCCGGACAGCTTTTCGGACGGTGGCGCGCATGTCGCCCTTCCCGACGCTCTGGCGGGCGCGGCCGGCATGGCGGCGGCCGACATCATCGACATCGGAGGGGAATCCACCCGGCCCGGTGCCGAAACCGTCGCCGCAGGCCACGAGATCGCGCGCACCGTTCCCGTGATCGAGGCGCTGAAGGACGCTGACCGCGCGCGGCTGATCTCGATCGACACGCGCAAGGCCGCGGTGGCGGAGGCCGCGCTGGCGGCGGGGGCGGATATCGTCAACGATGTCGCGGGCTTCACCTTTGATGGCGGGCTCGCGCTGCTCTGCGCGCAAACGGGGGTGCCGGTCTGCGTCATGCATGCGCAGGGTGATCCCCAGACCATGCAGCGCGCTCCGCGCTATGACGACGTGCTTCTCGATGTCTACGACTGGCTTGCCGGCCGGATCGAATGGCTGGCGGCGCAGGGCATCGCGCGCGACAGGATCATCGCCGATCCCGGCATCGGTTTCGGCAAGACGCTCGAGCACAATCTCGCGCTGCTGGCCCGGCTCGGCCTTTTCCATGGCCTTGGCGTGCCGATCCTTCTGGGGGCATCGCGCAAGCGCTTCATCGGGACCATCGGCGCAGAGCAGGATCCGCGTCGACGGATGCCCGGTTCGGTCGCGGTCGCTCTGGCGGCGCTGCAACATGGGACACAAATAGTGCGCGTGCATGACGTCGCGGAGACGGCGCAGGCCGTTGCGCTCTGGCGCGCGAGCGTGGCAGGAGAGGTAGATGGCTAA